TCATGTTATGTCTACGATGAAAACTGGCGAAGTCTTTTACCGCGAAGGTGCGATTCAAACTGGTCGTTCTTATTTCAAACTTAAAGTTCAAGGTCAAGGTGGGCACGGATCTTCTCCCCATTTGGCAAATGACGCAATTGTTGCAGCAAGTGAATTTGTGGTCGCTGTGCAAACCGTTATTAGCCGCCGTTTGAATCCGTTTGATGTTGGTTCGATTACGATTGGTTCTTTTGACGGAAAAGGTAGTTTTAATGTAATTAAGGATGCTGTGGAACTTGAAGGCGATGTTCGCTCGATGTCCGAAGAGGCGCGCAACATCATTCAAAAAGAAATTACGCGCATCGTTAGCGGGATTGAAGCTATGTTTGGCGTTACTTGTGAGCTTGATTACAAAAATGATTATCCGGTTTTAAATAATGACGAAGCTTTGACTGAGTTTGTTGTTAAATCAATTAAAGGGGCGGAAATTCCAGAAATCACGGATGTTATACGCTGCGAACCGCAACCGCCATCGGAAGACTTTGCTTATTATGCAAAAGAGCGTCCGAGCTCATTTTTCTATGTTGGGGCGATGCCGGCTGATGGTCATTTTTACCCGCATCATCATCCAAAATTCGACATTAATGAAGATTCATTATTAATTGCATCAAAAGCAATGGGAGCCTGTGTTGTAGATTACTTAAAAGGAGAGAATAACTAATGACATCAACTGCTTATAAAGGCACAAATAAACTTATTGTTGGGATTGTTTTCGGGGTTATCACGTTTTGGCTATTTGCTCAATCAATGGTAAACATCATTCCAGCGGTACAATCGGATCTGGGGATTTCTTCAGATTTACTTAGTATCGCCATCAGCTTAACCGCGCTATTTTCAGGTATTTTTATCGTTGTAGCGGGTGGGATGGCTGATAAATTTGGTCGTGTAAAATTAACTTATATCGGACTTATTCTTAGCATTATCGGTTCACTACTTCTTGTTTTGACTCAAGGGGCAACGTTACTTATTATCGGTCGTATTATTCAAGGGCTTTCGGCTGCTTGTATTATGCCGGCAACACTTGCACTAATGAAAGCTTATTTTGACGGAGCTGACAGACAAAGGGCACTTAGTTACTGGTCAATCGGCTCATGGGGCGGATCAGGTATTTGTTCATTCGCAGGTGGAGCTATCGCAACTTACATGGGTTGGCGCTGGATTTTCATTATTTCCATCGTATTCGCACTACTTGGAATGCTACTAATTAAAGGCACTCCAGAAAGTAAAGTCGTTCAAAATACAAAAGCAAAATTTGATTCATTCGGACTTGTTCTTTTTGTTATCGCAATGGTTTGTTTAAACCTTATTATTACTCGTGGCGCAACATTTGGCTGGACAAGCCCAATTACTATCGCTATGCTCGTTGTTTTCCTAGTTTCTGCGGGATTATTCTTCCGAGTGGAACTGAGACAAGCCAATGGATTTATTGATTTCTCGTTATTTAAAAATAAAGCTTATACAGGCGCAACACTTTCTAATTTCTTATTAAACGCGGCAGCTGGAACACTTGTTGTTGCAAATACTTATGTACAAATTGGTCGTGGTTTTACGGCATTCCAATCAGGTTTACTTTCTATCGGTTATCTAGTTTGTGTACTTGGAATGATTCGTATCGGTGAAAAAATCTTGCAACGTGTTGGTGCGCGTAAACCAATGATTCTAGGTTCAGGAATTACAGCAGTTGGTATCGCATTAATGGCACTAACATTTGTCCCGGGAACACTTTATACAGTACTTGTGTTTATCGGTTTTGCGTTATTCGGTATCGGACTTGGAATGTATGCAACACCTTCAACAGATACTGCTATCTCTAATGCGCCGGAAGACAAAGTCGGAGTAGCTTCTGGGATTTACAAAATGGCAAGTTCGCTAGGTGGCTCATTCGGCGTGGCGATTTCCGCTACAATTTACGGAGTTATCGCACTTTCCGGAAATATTGATTTAGCTGCAATGGTTGGACTTTTAACAAATGTTGGTTTTTGTGTAGTGTCACTTATTGCTGTTGCG
Above is a window of Listeria swaminathanii DNA encoding:
- a CDS encoding M20 family metallopeptidase — its product is MEVWRMKEKLFQKLDEKRDRMIEIRRYLHEHPELSFQEENTAKYVADFYKNMDCDVRTHVGGNGVVVTIDTGKPGKTLAIRADFDALPIHEETGLAFASKNPGVMHACGHDGHTAYMLILGETLIEMKQELTGKIVILHQHAEETPPGGAIQMIKDGALDGVDNVLGIHVMSTMKTGEVFYREGAIQTGRSYFKLKVQGQGGHGSSPHLANDAIVAASEFVVAVQTVISRRLNPFDVGSITIGSFDGKGSFNVIKDAVELEGDVRSMSEEARNIIQKEITRIVSGIEAMFGVTCELDYKNDYPVLNNDEALTEFVVKSIKGAEIPEITDVIRCEPQPPSEDFAYYAKERPSSFFYVGAMPADGHFYPHHHPKFDINEDSLLIASKAMGACVVDYLKGENN
- a CDS encoding MFS transporter yields the protein MTSTAYKGTNKLIVGIVFGVITFWLFAQSMVNIIPAVQSDLGISSDLLSIAISLTALFSGIFIVVAGGMADKFGRVKLTYIGLILSIIGSLLLVLTQGATLLIIGRIIQGLSAACIMPATLALMKAYFDGADRQRALSYWSIGSWGGSGICSFAGGAIATYMGWRWIFIISIVFALLGMLLIKGTPESKVVQNTKAKFDSFGLVLFVIAMVCLNLIITRGATFGWTSPITIAMLVVFLVSAGLFFRVELRQANGFIDFSLFKNKAYTGATLSNFLLNAAAGTLVVANTYVQIGRGFTAFQSGLLSIGYLVCVLGMIRIGEKILQRVGARKPMILGSGITAVGIALMALTFVPGTLYTVLVFIGFALFGIGLGMYATPSTDTAISNAPEDKVGVASGIYKMASSLGGSFGVAISATIYGVIALSGNIDLAAMVGLLTNVGFCVVSLIAVAVTTPSAKKALELKAAKE